In one window of Balaenoptera musculus isolate JJ_BM4_2016_0621 chromosome 10, mBalMus1.pri.v3, whole genome shotgun sequence DNA:
- the LALBA gene encoding alpha-lactalbumin, with translation MMSFVSLLLVGNLFHAIQAEQLTKCEVFQRLKDLDGYGGVTLPEWVCTVFHTSGCDTQTVVNNNGSTEYGLFQINNKIWCRDNHIPHSRDICGISCDKFLDDDLTDDIMCVKKILDNVGINYWLAHKALCSEKLDQWRCEKS, from the exons ATGATGTCCTTTGTCTCTCTGCTCCTGGTGGGCAACCTGTTCCATGCCATCCAGGCcgaacaattaacaaaatgtgagGTGTTCCAGAGGCTGAAAGACCTGGATGGCTATGGAGGCGTCACTTTGCCTGAAT GGGTCTGTACCGTATTTCATACCAGTGGTTGTGACACACAAACCGTAGTAAATAACAATGGCAGCACAGAATATGGACTCTTCCAGATCAATAATAAAATTTGGTGCAGAGACAACCATATCCCTCACTCAAGGGACATCTGTGGCATCTCCTGTGACA AGTTCCTGGATGATGACCTTACTGATGACATTATGTGTGTCAAGAAGATTCTGGATAATGTAGGAATTAACTACTG GTTGGCCCATAAAGCACTCTGTTCTGAGAAGCTGGATCAGTGGCGCTGCGAGAA